One region of Trichoderma breve strain T069 chromosome 7 map unlocalized scaffold00007, whole genome shotgun sequence genomic DNA includes:
- a CDS encoding alpha/beta hydrolase fold domain-containing protein, whose amino-acid sequence MANPVLSTGIHKFQGLDIELTYTVRGSGPYLIVQAAGWGISSQYLQIGLSPLEAQFTLIYLEPRGSGPSQRPQEDMMSTSDMADDVELLRKHLEFEQIDLLGHSNGGTIALAYAERYPASVRNLILLTHWLEGYDDSRTWQRFLDERKGNPAFSKAITALEIAETQKFQSRDEWFQNLRVRLSFYPANPDKDYPAFEKAMGEPSWWVYKAQGAADKIKTLDLYAGLDKVKARTLCLGCSEDPICTENVTRITAEHIADSQVVIIPECGHFPWIEQPDQFFAAVIEFLK is encoded by the coding sequence ATGGCAAACCCGGTTTTAAGCACTGGCATTCACAAATTCCAAGGCTTGGACATCGAACTAACTTACACGGTACGAGGATCTGGACCGTATCTTATTGTTCAAGCAGCAGGATGGGGAATTTCTTCTCAGTATCTTCAAATTGGGCTTTCGCCTCTTGAGGCTCAATTTACCCTGATATACCTAGAGCCCCGCGGCTCAGGCCCCTCCCAGCGACCACAAGAGGACATGATGAGCACTTCCGATATGGCCGACGACGTCGAGCTTTTACGAAAACACTTGGAATTTGAACAAATCGATTTGCTTGGTCATTCTAATGGAGGCACCATCGCCTTAGCGTATGCTGAGCGGTACCCCGCCTCAGTCCGAAACTTAATCCTCCTCACACATTGGCTCGAAGGATACGATGACAGTCGCACTTGGCAACGATTTCTAGATGAGAGAAAGGGCAATCCAGCATTTTCGAAGGCCATTACGGCACTTGAGATAGCCGAAACTCAAAAATTCCAGTCACGGGACGAGTGGTTTCAAAACTTACGCGTGAGGTTGTCTTTCTATCCGGCCAACCCAGACAAAGATTACCCCGCCTTTGAGAAGGCAATGGGTGAGCCCTCGTGGTGGGTTTACAAAGCTCAGGGTGCAGccgacaagatcaagaccCTTGATCTCTATGCTGGACTCGATAAAGTCAAGGCCCGTACGCTATGTTTGGGGTGTTCTGAGGATCCAATATGCACTGAGAATGTCACTCGTATTACAGCAGAGCACATAGCCGACTCACAGGTCGTCATTATTCCCGAGTGCGGGCATTTTCCCTGGATTGAACAACCAGATCAATTCTTCGCGGCGGTCATTGAGTTCCTGAAGTAA
- a CDS encoding amino acid permease domain-containing protein gives MAPRDSRENLEGVVTEVEDQHHVDEKSIEYDPALANAADTQQLASIGYKQELQRHYSSVQVFAIAFSIMGLLPSISATLWFSVPAGPVGMVWGWFSASALIFVVGLAIADLGSSLPTSGGLYWWTHYFAAERYKNPLSFLVGYSNTIGLIGGICSIDYGFASFIVSLGTISSDGEWIPSRGQLYAIFVATVLSHGILASSAGRVMHHLQTWFVVANFVLIIATIIALPVSMRLRNIPINSASYVFSYSINETTWPSGWAFMLSWLSPIWTIGAFDSCVHMSEEAKNPTKAVPIGILASIGGCWIFGFLVTAVLAACAGNNFEEILGTPFGQPIAQIYYNALGKSGALGFMSAISILQFFMGLSIVVAASRQTWAFSRDGALPFSSFLRQISKTFGYQPLRTVWATCLTAIIIGLLSLINNAAANALFSLAAAGNNVAWAIPILCRILWGREKFRPGPFYTGRFSVAISIAALMYLTFSTILCMFPTEGPNPDPSVMNYSAVVNGTVWGGALLYYFLYAHKWFKGPKHTLDIMENEDDI, from the exons ATGGCACCTCGAGACTCTCGCGAGAACCTGGAAGGTGTCGTGACAGAAGTAGAAGATCAACATCATGTGGACGAAAAGTCTATTGAATATGATCCTGCACTCGCCAATGCAGCAGACACACAGCAATTAG CAAGTATCGGTTACAAACAGGAACTTCAGCGCCATTATTCTAGTGTTCAAGTGTTTGCTATAGCCTTTAGCATTATGGGACTTCTTCCATCTATATCCGCCACATTATGGTTCTCTGTTCCCGCAGGGCCAGTTGGAATGGTCTGG GGATGGTTCTCTGCGAGTGCTCTTATTTTCGTTGTTGGATTGGCAATT GCTGATCTCGGCTCTTCGCTCCCGACCTCTGGCGGCCTCTACTGGTGGACACATTATTTCGCAGCTGAACGATATAAAAACCCGTTGAGTTTCCTTGTTGGATACAGCAACACAATAGGATTAATTGGGGGCATCTGCTCAATAGATT ATGGATTCGCATCCTTCATCGTCTCACTTGGCACCATCAGTAGCGATGGAGAATGGATCCCCAGCAGAGGCCAACTCTATGCCATATTCGTGGCAACCGTCCTCAGTCACGGTATACTGGCGAGCTCCGCCGGAAGGGTCATGCACCATCTTCAGACGTGGTTTGTTGTCGCAAACTTTGTCTTGATTATTGCAACAATTATCGCTTTACCCGTCAGCATGCGATTGCGCAACATCCCCATTAATTCAGCCAGCTACGTGTTCAGCTATTCGATCAATGAGACGACCTGGCCATCGGGGTGGGCCTTCATGCTGTCTTGGCTCTCTCCAATCTGGACAATTGGAGCATTTGACTCTTGTGTGCATATGAGCGAGGAGGCCAAAAACCCAACAAAGGCAGTGCCTATCGGTATACTCGCCTCAATCGGAGGCTGCTGGATATTCGGCTTCCTTGTAACTGCGGTGCTAGCTGCCTGCGCCGGTAACAACTTCGAGGAGATTCTTGGCACACCTTTTGGCCAGCCAATAGCTCAG ATCTACTACAATGCTCTGGGGAAAAGCGGCGCCCTGGGCTTTATGTCTGCTATCTCGATTCTACAGTTTTTCATGGGACTCAGCATT GTTGTGGCAGCGTCTAGACAGACCTGGGCATTCTCTCGCGATGGGGCATTGCCGTTTTCTTCATTCCTCAGACAGATAAGCAAAACATTCGGGTATCAGCCATTAAGAACTGTGTGGGCTACTTGTCTGACGGCAATCATTATTGGCCTACTGTCCTTAATCAACAATGCGGCCGCAAACGCTCTTTTCTCGCTCGCAGCTGCCGGCAATAACGTTGCTTGGGCAATTCCAATATTGTGCCGCATACtctggggaagagagaaatttCGCCCAGGGCCGTTCTACACCGGCAGATTTAGCGTTGCTATCTCAATTGCTGCCTTGATGTATTTGACTTTTTCAACAATATTATGCATGTTCCCCACCGAAGGGCCAAATCCTGATC CATCCGTCATGAATTACTCCGCAGTTGTGAATGGAACAGTGTGGGGAGGCGCATTGCTCTATTATTTTCTCTACGCTCATAAATGGTTCAAAGGTCCTAAACACACTCTGGACATCAtggaaaatgaagatgatatCTAG
- a CDS encoding transmembrane amino acid transporter protein domain-containing protein has protein sequence MADNIAAAHSEVYAQPSTKGSVGKYENQQDDSGHGTDNDIFGETSDELQASRLKQIAADGNAHFHRLGWKRLAIVTIVEAIALGALSLPAAYHTLGMFPGVFLTITLGLITIFTSYLVGQVKLAYPQVSHYADAGKLLFGRIGYELFGAAMVLELVMSVGSHALTGSIALGTLNGNHVCSIAFSAISAVILFILAIPPSFTEIAILGYIDFASIIAAIGITIIATGIKARDSSGGLSGVEWSTWPQEGVTFSEAFVAVSNIIFAFSFAIGQFSFMDEMHTPKDFMKSIWASGIAQIIIYTLTGALCYAFIGPSIQAPALLSSGPLISKITFGIALPVIFISGSINSTVALRYIHGRLWKKSIIRYVNTPRGWAAWISLAAVLTIIAWVIAEAIPIFSDLLSLVSALFVTGFSYWIPAIMWFRLLCKGNWFSRKNILITLGSILAFIIGVVALVAGTYATIADIIRETSDGSTTRPFSCRR, from the exons ATGGCAGACAACATTGCCGCTGCGCATTCTGAAGTCTACGCTCAGCCTTCTACGAAGGGTAGCGTCGGCAAATATGAAAATCAGCAAGATGATTCAGGTCATGGAACCGACAATGACATCTTTGGAGAGACGAGCGATGAATTGCAAGCCAGTCGACTGAAACAGATTGCTGCAGATGGCAATGCGCATTTCCACCGACTGGGCTGGAAACGCCTGGCTATTGTAACCATCGTTGAAGCCATTGCCCTGGGAGCTCTCAGTTTACCAGCGGCCTACCATACTCTCGGAATGTTCCCAGGCGTTTTCCTTACCATCACACTCGGATTAATCACGATATTCACAAGCTATCTTGTGGGACAAGTCAAATTGGCCTATCCTCAAGTCTCTCACTATGCTGACGCTGGAAAACTCTTGTTTGGAAGAATTGGCTATGAATTGTTTGGTGCTGCCATGGTTCTCGAGCTCGTTATGTCTGTCGGCTCACACGCCTTGACTGGCAGCATCGCTTTGGGCACCTTGAATGGGAATCACGTCTGCTCTATTGCCTTTTCAGCTATCTCGGCAGTCATCCTATTCATACTGGCTATACCACCTTCCTTCACTGAGATAGCTATTCTTGGCTACATCGACTTTGCATCGATCATTGCTGCTATTGGAATTACTATAATTGCTACAGGCATTAAAGCGCGAGACTCCTCAGGTGGACTTTCCGGCGTTGAGTGGTCTACGTGGCCTCAAGAAGGTGTGACCTTCTCTGAGGCTTTCGTGGCAGTAAGCAacatcatctttgctttCAGTTTTGCCATCGGCCAATTTTCATTTATGGACGAGATGCATACTCCGAAGGACTTCATGAAGTCGATTTGGGCATCCGGTATTGCCCAGATCATTATCTATACTCTGACCGGCGCACTCTGCTATGCATTCATCGGCCCATCCATCCAGGCTCCCGCACTACTATCGTCTGGTCCTCTTATTTCCAAAATTACGTTTGGCATTGCGCTGCCAGTTATTTTTATCTCCGGCTCCATTAACTCGACGGTGGCGCTTCGATATATCCATGGTCGTCTTTGGAAGAAGTCAATCATTAGATATGTTAATACTCCCAGGGGCTGGGCTGCCTGGATTTCGCTCGCAGCAGTTCTGACGATTATTGCTTGGGTTATTGCCGAAGCTATTCCCATCTTTTCCGATCTGCTTTCCCTTGTTTCAGCACTCTTTGTCACTGGATTTTCTTACTGGATCCCCGCTATCATGTGGTTCAGATTACTTTGCAAGGGAAATTGGTTCTCGCGGAAGAATATCCTCATTACTCTTGGAAGCATACTGGCATTTATAATTGGAGTTGTAGCTCTTGTTGCTGGTACATACGCCACTATTGCTGATATT ATTCGGGAAACATCTGATGGAAGCACCACTCGACCCTTTTcctgcagaagatga
- a CDS encoding fibronectin type III-like domain-containing protein, which yields MFMFLQICSHVALKEDWFAVPSDDTRPTPPVQSPLTITSKSKEEVPKHQRCEPEELSLFPTVYSLFPNNEIPFPDCTQPPLSQNGICDTSLSTEARAAALVAELTLDEKAANLVNNAPGVERLGLPPYEWWNEALHGLAGVSPGQGINSTFTQGNVAFNSSTQFPSPIVLGAAFDDQLVHDIGTAAGLDYWAPNINPYRDPRWGRGQETPGEDPFHVAQYAYNYVVGLQGGVGPAKPKIVSTCKHFAGYDIEDSDGVVRGSYNAIISTQDLAEYYLPSFRSCFRDAKAGAVMCSYNAVNGHPSCANSYMLETVLRDHWGWNSSAHWVTGDCGVALALNNGTDLDCGTAYSSYIASAVQSNYTTEAQLDQALGRLYGSLIVLGYFDPPEGQDYRTLGASDVNTPATQKLAYTALVEGITLLKNDDNILPIRPTGQTVLFVGPWANNASVSMFGNYNGVAPYKTIPVPTANSSSYNWKVTYSQGLQYVLSNDTSQFAAAVSAAQEADVVVYIGGIDEQVEAEAHDRTSIDWPGAQLDLIQQLAAVKPVVVVQVGGGQIDDSSLLQNSNVKGLLWMGYPGQEFGPGLIDILSGVAAPAGRLPVTQYPADYINQVPMTDQSLRPSSSNPGRTYRWYNGSVIPFGTGLHYTEFNVTWATGGSGKGTYDTASFNDVEDPKDLAEFDTFQVNVENIGSTPYPLKTLVAYARAHNVQPGATTTLDLKVSVGQVARNDANGNLVLYPGTYTLQVDLENLSGPTAEFQVQGTEAVLDQFPQP from the exons ATGTTCATGTTTCTCCAAATCTGCAGTCATGTTGCTCTCAAAGAGGATTGGTTTGCCGTTCCGTCGGATGATACCAGACCCACACCACCAGTCCAGTCTCCCCTCACGATcacatcaaagtcaaaggagGAAGTCCCTAAGCATCAACGCTGCGAGCCAGAAG AGTTATCTCTATTTCCAACGGTTTACTCTTTGTTTCCCAACAATGAGATTCCGTTTCCAGATTGTACTCAACCTCCTTTGAGTCAAAATGGCATCTGTGATACAAGTCTCAGCACAGAAGCCAGAGCAGCAGCCCTAGTTGCTGAACTCACATTGGATGAGAAGGCCGCCAATTTGGTCAACAATGCACCCGGCGTTGAACGTCTTGGCCTTCCTCCTTATGAATGGTGGAATGAAGCCCTCCATGGACTTGCTGGAGTTTCTCCAGGTCAGGGAATCAACAGTACCTTCACTCAGGGAAACGTTGCATTCAATTCGTCCACTCAGTTTCCATCTCCCATTGTTCTTGGAGCGGCATTCGATGACCAACTCGTCCATGATATTGGAACAGCG GCCGGTCTGGACTATTGGGCTCCCAACATTAATCCCTATCGTGATCCCCGATGGGGTCGTGGTCAAGAAACACCCGGAGAAGACCCTTTTCATGTTGCACAGTATGCTTATAATTATGTCGTCGGATTGCAAGGCGGCGTCGGCCCAGCCAAACCCAAGATCGTCTCGACGTGCAAGCATTTTGCTGGCTACGACATTGAAGATTCCGATGGAGTGGTTCGCGGTTCATACAACGCCATCATAAGCACTCAAGATTTAGCCGAATACTACCTCCCCAGTTTTCGGTCTTGCTTCCGCGATGCTAAGGCTGGAGCCGTCATGTGCAGCTACAATGCTGTCAATGGGCATCCTTCGTGCGCCAATTCTTATATGTTGGAAACTGTACTACGCGATCATTGGGGCTGGAATAGCTCCGCTCATTGGGTAACCGGAGACTGTG GAGTCGCCCTTGCGCTCAACAATGGCACAGACTTGGACTGTGGAACAGCGTATTCTTCATATATCGCATCGGCCGTTCAGAGCAACTATACTACAGAAGCTCAGCTTGACCAAGCTCTGGGTCGCCTTTACGGCTCCCTTATTGTCCTGGGGTACTTTGATCCACCTGAAGGTCAAGACTATCGAACTCTAGGAGCTTCCGACGTGAATACGCCAGCTACGCAGAAGCTTGCTTACACTGCACTTGTCGAAGGCATTACTCTTTTAAAGAATGATGACAATATCCTACCTATCCGCCCAACAGGTCAGACGGTCTTATTTGTCGGACCTTGGGCTAACAATGCTTCTGTGTCAATGTTCGGCAATTATAATGGGGTTGCTCCTTATAAGACTATTCCCGTTCCGACCGCAAATAGCTCTTCATACAACTGGAAAGTAACATATTCGCAAGGATTGCAGTATGTTCTGTCAAACGATACGTCACAGTTTGCCGCTGCAGTTAGTGCTGCCCAGGAAGCCGATGTAGTGGTATACATTGGTGGAATTGACGAGCAGGTTGAAGCCGAGGCTCATGATCGAACCTCCATCGACTGGCCCGGAGCGCAGTTGGATCTTATTCAACAGCTAGCAGCAGTGAAGCCTGTTGTCGTCGTCCAAGTGGGCGGTGGCCAAATCGATGATTCCTCTCTTTTACAGAATAGCAACGTAAAGGGTCTGCTCTGGATGGGTTATCCCGGCCAAGAATTTGGACCGGGGTTGATTGACATACTCAGCGGCGTTGCTGCGCCCGCTGGAAGACTACCTGTTACACAATATCCTGCAGACTATATCAACCAGGTCCCAATGACAGATCAGTCTTTGCGGCCAAGCTCATCCAACCCTGGGAGAACATATCGATGGTATAACGGCTCAGTGATACCTTTTGGCACGGGCTTGCATTATACAGAGTTCAATGTCACATGGGCGACAGGAGGCAGCGGCAAAGGAACATACGATACAGCTAGTTTCAACGATGTGGAAGATCCAAAGGACTTGGCTGAATTTGACACCTTTCAAGTTAACGTGGAGAACATTGGTTCCACG CCATATCCCCTGAAGACTCTGGTAGCTTATGCTCGCGCTCATAACGTTCAGCCTGGAGCGACGACAACGCTCGATCTAAAAGTCAGCGTCGGACAAGTTGCACGCAATGATGCCAACGGAAATCTTGTTCTATACCCCGGTACATATACGCTACAAGTTGATTTGGAGAATCTCAGTGGGCCAACAGCAGAAttccaagttcaaggaaCAGAAGCTGTGCTGGACCAATTCCCTCAGCCATAG
- a CDS encoding NADH:flavin oxidoreductase / NADH oxidase family domain-containing protein, whose product MPYERYGTKGADPSPLGQPITFSPSGRTALNRFMKSPMAEGLATWDPKVPHLRGEPTKDLIELYRRWGEGGWGMIVTGNIDTSFDALDDIGDMIITPQCEFRGPRFEKFQELAKGAKAHGSFILGQISHPGRQVQYRLSKEAISASDVQLEPKMDMMFGKPHAASKAEIDEIVEGFAYAAEYLEKAGFDGVELHGAHGYLIAQFLSRRTNKRTDEYGTQTVENRLRFITEIARAIRKRVSPHFIVASKLNSVEFQDAGVTAEEAQEVCVCLEREGFDFVELSGGNYESFGLKWKKESTQKREGFFLKFAKIISEGLSEDSKLKLYLVGGLRTTAAMLEVLNIVDGVSFARPAAAEPDFPLKVLKEGVTGSIKPVDGYDSIGGNFAVDLGISKAQLTQTARGYEPIDLSDGEVVKRFQQDIDDWWKNVVADGDKLEYIRAPEYSGPLKLHE is encoded by the exons ATGCCTTATGAGCGCTATGGAACGAAGGGGGCCGATCCATCACCATTGGGTCAGCCCATTACCTTCTCTCCTTCTGGACGCACAGCCCTCAATCGATTCATGAAAAGTCCTATGGCTGAAGGACTAGCTACATGGGATCCCAAAGTACCCCATTTACGAGGCGAGCCAACTAAGGATTTGATTGAGTTATATCGCCG ATGGGGAGAAGGTGGATGGGGCATGATTGTAACCGGCAACATCGATACTTCTTTTGATGCTTTAGATGACATTGGCGACATGATCATCACTCCCCAATGCGAATTTCGTGGGCCTCGTTTTGAGAAATTTCAAGAACTAGCCAAAGGAGCCAAGGCCCATGGGAGCTTCATTCTTGGCCAGATTAGTCACCCAGGAAGACAGGTTCAATATCGTTtgagcaaagaagccatatCCGCGTCAGATGTGCAACTTG AGCCAAAGATGGACATGATGTTTGGAAAACCTCACGCTGCTAGTAAGGCAGAGATAGATGAAATAGTTGAGGGTTTCGCATATGCTGCTGAGTACCTGGAGAAGGCTGGCTTCGATGGAGTTGAACTTCACGGAGCACACGGTTACCTCATCGCACAGTTCTTATCTAGACGAACAAACAAGCGAACGGACGAATATGGAACTCAGACAGTCGAGAACCGCCTGCGCTTTATCACTGAGATTGCTAGAGCTATCCGGAAACGTGTTTCTCCTCATTTCATCGTCGCATCTAAACTCAACAGTGTGGAATTCCAAGACGCAGGAGTAACGgcggaagaagctcaagaagtTTGCGTATGCCTTGAGCGAGAGGGATTTGACTTTGTCGAGTTGAGCGGAGGTAACTACGAGAGTTTCGGTCtaaaatggaaaaaagaatcgACACAAAAGCGAGAAGGGTTCTTTCTAAAGTTTGCCAAGATCATCAGTGAGGGTCTAAGCGAAGACAGCAAACTCAAGCTATATTTGGTTGGCGGTCTTCGGACAACTGCTGCGATGCTTGAAGTGTTAAACATCGTTGACGGGGTTTCATTTGCAAgaccagctgctgcagaacCCGATTTTCCGCTCAAGGTATTGAAAGAGGGCGTTACAGGGTCTATTAAGCCAGTGGATGGCTACGATAGCATTGGTGGCAACTTTGCTGTTGATCTCGGCATATCAAAGGCGCAACTTACCCAAACTGCTCGGGGTTATGAGCCAATTGACTTGAGTGATGGAGAGGTTGTGAAACGTTTCCAGCAAGATATTGACGACTGGTGGAAGAATGTGGTGGCTGATGGTGATAAGCTTGAGTATATACGTGCGCCTGAATACTCGGGCCCACTGAAGCTACACGAGTAG
- a CDS encoding pyridoxal-phosphate dependent enzyme domain-containing protein, with translation MITAAEKDGRLKPGGAVVEYTGGSTGVSLALVCSVKKYPLHLVTSDAFAKEKLDHMRLLGANLTIIPSDNGKQTEKLTKDMIREAKSIAAKTGAFITAQMDNTDQLSAYTKLADEIYEQAEGRIDAFVQSVGSGAALRGTSERLRQLDNNIRFVAVEPAESAVLSGGPSGSHNIDGIGAGYVVPLWYEGIADGFQGVSTADARAMAFRLSREEGLFCGLSTGANVTAALRVAEGLKPGSTVVAIMCDSGMKYMSGFSQHLEPLQK, from the coding sequence ATGATTACTGCTGCCGAAAAGGATGGCCGTCTTAAACCAGgcggtgctgttgttgaaTACACTGGTGGCAGCACAGGAGTTTCGCTGGCATTGGTGTGCTCCGTCAAGAAATACCCGCTTCATCTGGTAACATCGGATGCCTTTGCGAAGGAGAAGCTTGATCACATGAGACTCCTCGGCGCCAACTTGACTATTATACCAAGTGATAATGGCAAGCAAACTGAGAAGCTGACCAAGGACATGATTCGGGAGGCAAAATCTATAGCCGCCAAAACGGGAGCCTTTATCACTGCTCAGATGGACAACACCGATCAGCTATCTGCGTATACGAAACTCGCAGATGAGATTTATGAACAAGCCGAGGGCCGCATCGACGCCTTTGTGCAGAGCGTCGGATCAGGAGCTGCTCTTCGAGGTACATCAGAACGCCTCCGTCAGCTTGACAATAACATTCGCTTCGTCGCCGTTGAGCCAGCGGAATCTGCTGTGCTATCGGGCGGTCCGTCAGGATCTCACAACATTGATGGTATAGGAGCTGGATATGTTGTACCATTATGGTATGAAGGTATCGCAGATGGATTCCAGGGTGTATCGACGGCAGATGCAAGGGCCATGGCATTTAGGTTATCTCGTGAAGAAGGGTTATTCTGCGGGCTTTCAACGGGGGCTAACGTGACGGCCGCATTGCGCGTAGCAGAAGGTCTCAAGCCTGGATCTACTGTTGTGGCCATTATGTGCGATTCAGGCATGAAGTATATGTCGGGATTCTCTCAGCATCTGGAGCCTCTTCAGAAATGA
- a CDS encoding oxidoreductase family, NAD-binding rossmann fold domain-containing protein, giving the protein MAGIAILGAGIFATEEHLPALVLNKANIKAVYSRSKSTASTLVAEASKLGVANLELYSEDTSGHTLDDLLKRSDIEAVVIVLPILVQPSIVRRCLAAGKHVLCEKPIAKDVATARELIDDYKKLYSSKGLIFNIAEQFRFMHEFELGRKWIVEEKAVGDITQAHLKIWRNQPPEGKWYETPWRKVPEYQGGQEVVETAGFARQVLPHLPPLDTLNAGILLSGGGTGTISMSFASTRRASELTIIGSKGSFFLTDGPDGFILSLDLATGESRSETIRSKGVELEIKAFLEAVKAGKSEKKAGPEEALNDLAIIESMCNGGGKVELY; this is encoded by the exons ATGGCGGGCATTGCAATTTTAGGAGCTGGCATTTTTGCCACTGAAG AACACCTGCCCGCGCTTGTGCTAAACAAAGCGAACATCAAGGCAGTCTATTCTCGTTCTAAATCTACTGCATCTACACTTGTagcagaagcaagcaaactCGGTGTTGCCAATCTTGAGCTTTACTCAGAAGATACTTCTGGGCATACGCTCGATGATCTTCTTAAGCGCAGCGATATTGAAGCAGTAGTCATCGTTTTGCCAATTCTGGTGCAACCGTCAATTGTCAGGCGCTGCTTAGCTGCCGGCAAGCATGTACTTTGCGAAAAGCCAATCGCCAAAGATGTCGCAACCGCTCGCGAATTGATCGACGACTACAAAAAGCTGTACTCAAGCAAAGGACTCATTTTCAACATTGCTGAGCAATTCAGATTTATGCACGAGTTTGAACTTGGTCGAAAATGGATCgtggaagaaaaagcagTCGGTGATATTACCCAGGCGCACCTCAAAATATGGCGCAATCAACCTCCGGAGGGGAAATGGTACGAAACACCATGGCGAAAAGTGCCGGAATATCAGGGCG GCCAAGAGGTTGTTGAGACAGCGGGGTTTGCCCGTCAGGTTTTGCCCCATTTGCCGCCTCTCGATACTCTCAATGCCGGCATCCTCCTGAGTGGTGGGGGAACTGGGACCATCTCAATGTCATTTGCATCAACGCGACGAGCTTCGGAGCTTACTATTATCGGATCAAagggcagcttcttcctgACCGATGGCCCCGATGGTTTCATATTGTCTCTGGATCTTGCTACAGGAGAGAGTAGATCAGAGACAATAAGAAGCAAAGGGGTAGAACTGGAAATTAAAGCATTCCTGGAGGCTGTTAAAGCCGGGAAATCGGAAAAGAAGGCGGGCCCAGAAGAAGCACTGAACGACCTGGCAATTATAGAGAGCATGTGCAATGGTGGGGGCAAAGTAGAATTATACTAG